In Psychrilyobacter piezotolerans, the following are encoded in one genomic region:
- the glyQ gene encoding glycine--tRNA ligase subunit alpha produces MNFQDMIMALQQFWASKGCVIGNPYDIETGAGTFNPNTTLMALGPEPWSTAYVEPSRRPKDGRYGENPNRVYQHHQFQVIMKPSPLNIQELYLDSLRMLGIDPLKHDIRFVEDDWESPTLGAWGLGWEVWLDGMEITQFTYFQQIGGIELDITPVEITYGLERIALYIQEKESVYDLEWAPGIKYGDMRLQYEYEQSKYSFELADLDMHFRWFDECEAEAQKILDEGLVFPAYDLVLRGSHIFNVLDARGAISVTERQSYILRVRNMSKRCAEVFLQARKDLGYPLLKK; encoded by the coding sequence ATGAATTTTCAAGATATGATAATGGCGTTACAACAATTTTGGGCATCAAAGGGATGTGTAATAGGAAATCCATACGATATAGAAACAGGTGCAGGAACATTTAATCCTAATACTACACTGATGGCATTAGGACCTGAGCCGTGGAGTACAGCTTATGTAGAACCATCAAGAAGACCAAAAGATGGTAGATATGGCGAAAATCCAAATAGAGTATATCAGCATCATCAATTTCAAGTGATAATGAAACCATCACCACTTAACATTCAAGAACTTTATTTAGATAGTTTAAGAATGCTGGGGATAGATCCATTGAAGCATGATATCAGGTTTGTAGAAGATGACTGGGAATCTCCGACATTAGGTGCATGGGGATTAGGATGGGAAGTATGGTTAGATGGTATGGAGATCACTCAATTTACTTATTTCCAGCAAATAGGAGGAATTGAGCTAGATATTACTCCAGTTGAGATTACTTATGGTTTAGAAAGAATAGCATTATATATTCAAGAAAAAGAGAGTGTATATGATCTGGAATGGGCACCTGGAATCAAATATGGAGATATGAGATTACAGTATGAATATGAGCAGTCAAAATATTCATTTGAGTTAGCTGACTTAGACATGCACTTTAGATGGTTTGATGAGTGTGAAGCTGAAGCTCAGAAAATATTAGATGAAGGACTGGTATTCCCAGCTTACGACCTTGTACTTAGAGGATCCCATATATTTAATGTATTAGATGCCAGAGGAGCTATCTCTGTTACAGAGAGACAGTCTTATATATTAAGAGTTAGAAATATGTCTAAAAGATGTGCTGAAGTATTCTTGCAGGCAAGAAAAGACCTGGGATATCCACTTTTGAAAAAGTAA
- the lspA gene encoding signal peptidase II, producing the protein MRLIILIIVLLGIDQWTKELVAGSMSEGDTIGILNDFFHITYVKNHGVAFGMFQGEIKTISIVAIIAILGIIYFMIKQLKPHEVISKYAYAFILAGAIGNMIDRIYRGFVIDFADFRGIWKFVFNMADVWINIGVFLLVLEVIILEKRKKQIKKRN; encoded by the coding sequence ATGAGATTAATTATTTTGATTATAGTCCTTTTAGGAATAGACCAATGGACTAAGGAATTGGTAGCTGGGTCTATGTCTGAAGGAGATACTATAGGTATTTTAAATGATTTTTTTCATATAACTTATGTAAAAAATCATGGAGTGGCCTTTGGAATGTTCCAGGGAGAGATAAAAACTATTAGTATAGTGGCTATAATAGCTATATTAGGAATCATATATTTTATGATAAAACAGTTAAAACCTCATGAAGTTATTTCAAAATATGCATATGCATTTATATTGGCAGGTGCTATTGGGAATATGATAGATAGAATATACAGAGGATTTGTAATTGATTTTGCAGATTTTCGAGGGATTTGGAAGTTTGTATTTAATATGGCAGATGTCTGGATTAATATAGGAGTATTTTTACTGGTATTAGAAGTAATTATACTGGAGAAAAGAAAGAAGCAAATAAAAAAGAGAAACTAA